The following are encoded in a window of Athene noctua chromosome 29, bAthNoc1.hap1.1, whole genome shotgun sequence genomic DNA:
- the MRPL9 gene encoding large ribosomal subunit protein bL9m has product MLGRGAAGGCGLLVRAASRALSLSHGRATVVVERWWQVPLSKEGRQPRLHPRRHRVYRLVEDTKHLPRGELELILTQAVEDLGHRGDVVSVKKSLGRNKLLPQGLAVYASPENRRMFEEEKKLHQEGKAVATQTLSGERTLRFLRKSRLEVGMKNNVKWELNPEIVARHFFKNLRVFVPPHALKLPEEPITRWGEYWCDVTVNGLDTVRVPMSVVQFLRPQTRRYKHWLAQQQARLAAQRDTLL; this is encoded by the exons ATGttgggccggggggcggcggggggctgcggcctCCTGGTGCGGGCGGCGAGCCGGGCCCTGAGCCTCAGCCACGGCCGG GCCACGGTGGTGGTGGAGCGGTGGTGGCAGGTCCCGCTCAGCAAGGAGGGGCGGCAGCCGCGCCTGCACCCCCGGCGGCACCGCGTGTACCGGCTGGTGGAGGACACCAAGCACCTGCCCAGGGGGGAGCTGGAGCTGATCCTCACCCAGGCCGTGGAGG ATCTGGGGCACCGGGGGGACGTGGTCAGCGTCAAGAAATCCCTGGGGCGCAACAAGCTGCTGCCGCAGGGCCTGGCCGTCTACGCCTCGCCGGAGAACCGGAGGATgtttgaggaggagaagaag CTGCACCAGGAAGGGAAAGCGGTGGCGACGCAGACCCTGAGCGGGGAGAGG ACCCTCCGGTTCCTCCGGAAGAGCCGCCTCGAGGTGGGGATGAAGAACAACGTCAAGTGGGAGCTGAACCCCGAGATCGTGGCTCGGCATTTCTTCAAAAAC CTGCGCGTTTTCGTGCCGCCCCACGCGCTGAAGCTGCCCGAGGAGCCCATCACGCGCTGGGGCGAGTACTGGTGCGACGTCACG GTGAACGGGCTGGACACGGTGCGGGTGCCCATGTCCGTGGTGCAGTTCCTGCGGCCCCAGACCCGCCGCTACAAGCACTGGCTGGCCCAGCAGCAGGCCCGGCTGGCGGCACAGAGGGACACGCTGCTctga